A genomic stretch from Arachis stenosperma cultivar V10309 chromosome 3, arast.V10309.gnm1.PFL2, whole genome shotgun sequence includes:
- the LOC130969992 gene encoding 3-oxoacyl-[acyl-carrier-protein] synthase I, chloroplastic: MQAIHTPTLRVSPLDPLRKSTNAPISTRRASKRVSFTVSAAAVSPKVSAPQRQKDPKKRVVITGMGLASVFGNDVDTFYDRLLAGESGITTIDRFDASKFPTRFGGQIRGFSSEGYIDGKNDRRLDDCLRYCIVAGKKALENADLGGEKLNKLDKEKAGVLVGSGMGGLTVFSDGVQALIEKGHRKITPFFIPYAITNMGSALLGIDLGFMGPNYSISTACATSNYCFYAAANHIRRGEADLMIAGGTEAAIIPIGLGGFVACRALSQRNDDPKTASRPWDKDRDGFVMGEGSGVLVMESLEHAMRRGAPIIAEYLGGAVNCDAYHMTDPRSDGLGVSSCIQSSLEDAGVSPEEVNYINCHATSTLAGDLAEINAIKKIFKKTDGIKINATKSMIGHCLGAAGGLEAIATVKAITTGWLHPSINQFNPEPAVDFDTVANVKKQHEINVGISNSFGFGGHNSVVAFSAFKP, encoded by the exons ATGCAAGCCATTCACACACCCACGCTCCGCGTCTCTCCGTTGGACCCACTTCGCAAATCAACCAATGCTCCCATATCCACGCGCCGCGCATCGAAGAGGGTGTCCTTCACCGTCTCCGCAGCCGCCGTCTCCCCCAAGGTTTCGGCTCCTCAGAGGCAGAAGGATCCAAAGAAGCGCGTTGTAATCACCGGAATGGGCCTAGCCTCCGTCTTCGGCAACGACGTCGACACTTTCTATGACAGACTCCTCGCCGGGGAGAGTGGTATCACCACCATCGACCGCTTTGATGCCTCCAAGTTTCCCACCAGGTTCGGCGGCCAGATCCGTGGGTTCAGCTCTGAAGGCTACATCGATGGCAAGAACGATCGCAGGCTCGATGATTGTCTCCGGTACTGCATTGTCGCCGGTAAGAAGGCTCTCGAGAACGCTGACCTCGGGGGCGAAAAGCTCAACAAG CTTGACAAGGAAAAGGCAGGTGTTCTTGTCGGGTCAGGGATGGGTGGTCTTACAGTATTTTCGGATGGGGTTCAGGCTCTAATTGAGAAAGGACATCGCAAAATAACGCCGTTCTTCATTCCTTATGCCATTACTAACATGGGTTCTGCTTTGCTTGGAATTGATCTTGGTTTCATGGGTCCAAACTATTCCATATCAACTGCTTGTGCTACCTCCAATTATTGCTTTTATGCTGCTGCAAATCACATCCGCAGGGGAGAGGCTGATTTGATGATAGCTGGTGGGACTGAAGCTGCCATCATTCCAATTGGGTTAGGGGGTTTTGTTGCATGCAGGGCCCTCTCTCAGAGAAATGATGACCCTAAAACTGCTTCAAGGCCATGGGATAAAGACCGAGATGGCTTTGTAATGGGTGAAGGTTCTGGAGTTCTG GTAATGGAGAGTCTTGAACATGCCATGAGGCGAGGTGCGCCTATTATTGCTGAATATTTGGGAGGTGCTGTTAACTGTGATGCTTATCACATGACTGATCCAAGATCTGATGGGCTTGGTGTTTCTTCATGCATTCAGAGCAGCCTTGAAGATGCTGGTGTCTCCCCTGAGGAG GTCAACTATATAAATTGCCATGCAACTTCTACTCTTGCTGGTGACTTGGCAGAGATTAATGCTATTAAGAAGATTTTCAAGAAAACTGATGGCATCAAAATCAATGCAACAAAG TCTATGATCGGGCACTGCCTTGGTGCAGCCGGAGGTTTGGAAGCCATTGCAACAGTGAAAGCCATAACAACAGGGTGGCTGCATCCGTCAATCAATCAATTC AATCCAGAACCAGCAGTTGATTTTGATACAGTTGCCAATGTCAAGAAGCAGCATGAAATTAATGTTG GCATTTCAAATTCATTTGGATTTGGTGGACACAACTCTGTGGTGGCATTTTCTGCTTTCAAGCCCTGA
- the LOC130970526 gene encoding uncharacterized protein ycf23-like, with the protein MHSLTCITISSTSSYTFLKPYHNPLLAPTSRPNLLTLKKKPCFSTKALLSSTKESVLKDFHERRALKIISGLHNFDKDNVASVVTAAEKGGATHVDIACDPELVKLAISLTSCPVCVSSVDPASFPAAVEAGALMVEIGNYDSFYEKGVVFTPQQILGLTKETRRILPSVTLSVTVPHTLSLPDQVKLAELLEQEGVDIIQTEGGKYSNPTKSGVLGLIEKATPTLAAAYSISRAVKIPVMCSSGLSAVTAPMAITAGAAGVGIGSAVNRLNDVVAMIAEVKSIATSLETSSLMHATHGVETRRQ; encoded by the exons ATGCATTCTTTAACATGCATAACaatttcttctacttcttcttacACCTTTCTAAAGCCATACCATAACCCTCTATTGGCTCCTACTTCAAGGCCTAATCTTctaactttgaaaaagaaaccATGCTTTTCTACCAAAGCTCTACTATCATCTACCAAAGAATCTGTGTTGAAGGACTTCCATGAACGTAGAGCTCTCAAG ATTATCTCAGGCCTGCATAATTTTGATAAGGACAATGTTGCTTCAGTTGTGACAGCTGCAGAGAAG GGTGGAGCAACTCATGTGGATATAGCGTGCGACCCGGAGTTGGTGAAACTGGCTATCAGCTTAACTTCTTGTCCG GTTTGTGTTTCATCTGTAGACCCTGCATCATTTCCGGCTGCAGTCGAAGCAGGAGCACTAATG GTCGAGATTGGAAATTATGATTCATTCTATGAGAAGGGAGTGGTTTTTACTCCGCAGCAG ATTCTAGGTCTAACAAAGGAGACAAGGAGAATACTTCCATCAGTAACATTGTCCGTCACCGTGCCTCACACACTAAGCCTCCCTGATCAG GTCAAGCTTGCAGAGTTACTAGAACAAGAAGGTGTAGACATTATTCAAACCGAGGGAGGAAAATATTCAAATCCTACAAAGTCTGGTGTTTTAGGCTTGATTGAGAAG GCAACACCAACTTTGGCAGCAGCATATTCTATATCAAGAGCTGTTAAGATCCCTGTCATGTGCTCATCTGGCTTAAGTGCTGTTACAGCGCCTATGGCTATCACAGCCGGGGCAGCTGGTGTG GGTATAGGTTCTGCAGTTAACAGGCTAAATGATGTGGTTGCTATGATTGCTGAGGTTAAAAGCATTGCGACTTCATTGGAGACATCATCTCTGATGCATGCTACACACGGAGTGGAAACTCGTAGACAGTAG
- the LOC130970527 gene encoding high mobility group B protein 14: protein MAGRAKRKTSASASPSSSVPSRKLVLNIKTSRGMKRSLRQANSRKKPKAKQKIDAKKPKKPPTAFFYFLEDFRKEFQEQNPDVKSMRDIGKACGEKWKTMTYEEKVQYYDIATEKRAEFDMAMAEYNKKMENGEFEDTDE from the exons ATGGCGGGAAGGGCTAAACGGAAAACCTCTGCTTCTGCTTCACCCTCTTCTTCTGTTCCTTCCCG CAAACTAGTGTTGAACATCAAAACAAGCAGGGGGATGAAGAGATCACTGCGGCAGGCTAATTCGAGAAAGAAACCCAAAGCAAAACAAAAGATTGATGCTAAGAAGCCAAAGAAACCTCCCAccgctttcttctacttctt GGAGGATTTTCGTAAAGAATTTCAAGAGCAGAACCCCGATGTCAAGTCAATGCGAGAT ATTGGCAAGGCATGTGGAGAGAAGTGGAAAACGATGACTTATGAG GAGAAGGTTCAATACTATGATATAGCAACAGAAAAGCGCGCAGAATTTGATATGGCAATGGCAGAATATAATAAGAAAATG GAAAACGGTGAATTTGAAGACACTGATGAATGA